The Microbulbifer pacificus sequence TCTGCATATGTGCTCGGGTCAGCGCGTCCAGTGCACCGAAGGGCTCGTCCATCAGCAGCACCTTGGGTTGCATGGATAGCGCACGCGCGATACCCACACGCTGTTTCATACCACCGGAAATTTCTCCAGGGCGCTTGTGCATGGCGTGGCTCATGTGCACAAGCTCCAGGTTGTGCTCTATCCACGCGCGCATTTCCGCCCGGGATTTGCTTTTGCCGAATACCTGCTTCACCGCCAGCTCGACGTTTTCGTAGGCGGTGAGCCACGGCAGCAGGGAGTGGTTCTGAAACACCACCGCGCGCTCCGGACCCGGTTCGGTCACTTCCTTGCCGCCCAGAATCACACCGCCGCGGGTGGCCCGGTAGAGGCCCGCTACCACATTCAGCACGGTGGACTTGCCACAGCCGGAATGGCCGATCAGTGAAACAAACTCCCCCTGCCGGATTTTCAGGTTCACATCGCGCAGGGCGGTGAAGGTGCCCTTCGGTGTGGGGAATTCCATGTCGATATGGCTGATATCCAGAAGTACGCTCATAGTGTCGATCTCCTTGAAAATGATTCGGTGCCGGTTACTGGGTAGCGGCCTTGTCCCAGGATGCGAGCTTCTGCAGCGTCAGCATGCCTCGGTCCAGCAGGAAGCCGATAAAGCCGATCACCAGCACCGCGGCCATGATGCGCGCCAGGGAGTCGGAGCTGCCGTTCTGGAATTCATCCCACACGAATTTTCCGAGCCCCGGGTTCTGTGCCAGCATTTCCGCGGCAATCAGTACCATCCAGGCCACACCGAGAGACAGACGCATACCGG is a genomic window containing:
- a CDS encoding ABC transporter ATP-binding protein; translation: MSVLLDISHIDMEFPTPKGTFTALRDVNLKIRQGEFVSLIGHSGCGKSTVLNVVAGLYRATRGGVILGGKEVTEPGPERAVVFQNHSLLPWLTAYENVELAVKQVFGKSKSRAEMRAWIEHNLELVHMSHAMHKRPGEISGGMKQRVGIARALSMQPKVLLMDEPFGALDALTRAHMQNSLMEIQAELNNTVVMITHDVDEAVLLSDRIVMMTNGPAATIGEILEVDLERPRERLALAYDQQYLQYRAQVLKFLHERHSKPDVPVKKKSTPPSTRKVDVKPTRNAEKEAVVDAA